The genomic stretch ctcttcctctcctcctctacccggccaactgtcagcaggaaggttctcctcatgagccgggtcctgctcaaggtctcttcctgttttcctgccactgttgctctttaagggggttcaggctctgtgtctctgtgaagcgcCTTGAgacacaattctgattgtaaaatgcactatataagtaaaactaaattgaattgaattgaatttaaggATGACTTTCCAGACCCTGCTTCGGTGACACTTTAACAGATCAGCTGTTATTGATATGATCATCTAAGAATGTCCTTTGTTACCCCCCATGCAGGCACAGGATCATCCTCATCCCTGTCCCCAAGCCATCGTTGATCCCTCGTGACATTGAGGTCAGTACCCTCCAAAGCTCTCTGTCTTCCACCTgaaatttatatttattgatgAAGCTGATAAAGTAAGAAATGGGAAacaagtatttgttctgtttttccaGGATTGGTTTCAGTCTTCTAAAGGCTTTAAAGAGAGTTTTAAAGCCAACTACAACGAGCGTGCCTGCCCAGTCCGTGAGTACTGCTACGTCTCCCAGTTCGACAGTGAGAGCTCCAACAGCTCCACTTCCTCCGTCACCACCAATCAAACCGACTGCTCCACCTGCATCACTGGGAATGAGCCAGAGGTCTCatcagaggagcaggagcagcagcagcagggctctgtgtAGGAGAACCTGAGTGATTCAGATCATCTCCTGCTTGACCACAGGAGGGTTTAAATATATTGATTGGAAAAATGTTACAACAAATTAACCACGTATATTCTACATCAGATTTATCACTTTATTTGTTGTCTGATTGAATATATTAAAATAGAACTCATAGTCTGACAAAACATTACCATGTGAAGAGCTACTACAAATCCTTACCTCTCATTTTCTGTCATATATACATAGTTTTAAAATTGTCACTTAAAATAGTCTTTTACGCTGTCAGTGCCATATTTGCTGTCTTTAAACATTTGGTTTTAATAAAGTGTTCACTGGAAACAGAACATCCAGTCCAAAAAGTCagtatttatatctgcagaCTTTGCATCCATAATTAAACATTCTAATAACTGCAACCCACATTATGTTATTGACCCATAAAGCATGGCTGAATTATTATAAAACCTCATATATTATAAATACTAATGTCATAGTAGGTTGTATCATATAGACATCCTTTAcgaatgtatttttaaatgtgtttatttgttataTAGGTGTTTTGGTCACCAGCTTGTACTGACAGTGTGTGGTGTATCCTTTATATCTGTCTTTACCAGGTTGGTAATTTTTATTCCCTCTTTCGCTTTTAATAAAATAAGCATCTTATAGTCAAAACTCTGTCCTTAAATTATTAATAAAACTGTGCAGTGactgatgttaaatcaactgtCCAGCCTGCCCAGTCCAGTTATCCGTGCGCCCGATAGAGGGAGCGCAGATTGTCCCGCACAGCACGGAACTGAGTCAACGCATTTCTCAGATCCGAGCAGGGTAAGGCGCAGGGCGGCTGGCCCCCGCAGCAAGAGAGCGACACAAGTCAGCGACTTCTCACAAGATCAGCTAGCGCTGTCTGTTGATGTCTTCAGATGAGATTTAAGACTTCTGTGGGTATTTAGTTGGTTTATTCTCCGCTggttgtccaaaaaaaaaacataccacCCGACAAAATGTCAGAACCTGTGGTGGCCGACACTCGCCGGTTGAATTCCAAGCCCCAGGACCTGACGGATGCTTACGGTCCCCCCAGCAATTTTCTGGAAATAGATGTCTATGATCCACAAATCGTTGGAGTTGGACGGAACCGTTACACAACTTACGAAGTTCGCATGAAGGTAGGTGTCGAAGCAAATACagcttgtttttattgtctAAGCTAGCTGGTAATTACTGTGTTGCTGCTAGTCGGTTAGCTTGTTTAGCCTCTCTACTGAAGTCAACACGGAGGAAGGCGCCCCGAGTAGATCAAGCTGGCACGCAAGTAAAAATCAAGAACCGGGGATTAAAAGTGGGCCTAGCCTTTGGTTTTTGCCAGTAGTAGACTAGTGTAGTTAGCAAGGCGGTGTGTAGAAGTTTCGCGAACGTacacaatgaaaacagattTAGCTAATGTGAAGCTAACGTTGATTCTCTTTTAAGCTAACTGCTATGTGGCTAGCTAGTTATATCATGTGAAACAGGTAGGGAAACGAATGAGTACGAGAAGACAAGCCTACAGCTAACGTTACAGCTACTTATTGACTTAGAGGACTAGCTGTCAGCATACAAGAGCTGTTTTAAATGGTGTCAGACTAGATATGAGCCATTTTAATAAGCAATACTAGTTAATTACTGATAGCGTGGGGTCTAAATGCTGACAGTGTAGGTGGTTTTATGGGAGAAGGCCACACTAATGTAATCTAAGTATTGTTTACGTGACTTCATAATGATTATTTATGTTACATATCAAGAAAACATGTAACCTCTGTAGTAGTTTTAGTTTAACTTCCTCCTGCTGTGGACAGGCAGTTGGAGTGTCCAGCAGAAAATCACTCACACAGCTAATTTTTAAGAACATCTTCAGGAAGCTGATGCTGactaagtacacacacacacagtaattgcGTAAGTGCAACTTACAAGTCGTGTCTTGCCTCACAAATCTTCATTTTGTGGTACAGCTGCTTCCCAGGAAAGTTTActttctgttttcagcagctgagagttttctttctcttcaacACAGTCAGGTCAATGGCAGAGGTGGTTAGTTGataatgtaacagtccacaCAGACTCCACTAATAGACACAGACTACATCAGCTTTTACTATCATGCCCCGTGTTGATTGATTGCTGTGTACACTATTAACAGCAGGGGATCATTGAAAGCAAAAGGTTCAGCAATTCTGTAACTACTCAAACACAGAGGTAGTTAGATCAAACTATATCCTAAGTGAGATCACTTGGTGTCAGTTATCTGTCTATATTCTCTTGAGCAAATGtatgaaacatttttaattgtCAAATTGATTTAGCAATATTAATTTGTGTTGCCAAATCAGATCCAATGTAGAAGTGAGAATGCTGGgagatgtatttttatttatcaacTATCAGCACTAATATGAGTCATAATGTTTCCAGTTGTTCAGCAGTCTTTTAAATGACAGaatttaatattaattaaaaaatttcttttcttctctctgtagaCAAACCTTCCCATTTTCAAAATGAAGGATTCCTGTGTGAGGAGAAGATACAGTGACTTTGAGTGGTTAAAGAATGAGTTGGAAAGAGACAGTAAGGTGAGTAACGGTTAAAGCAGACTGACATCTGTGTAATCTGtattaaaggtagagtaggagatttcattctgatacattttttgttaaattagtgtaacttctctttacaatccgatagcaaccgattatttcttcagtttcgctttaaaacgaagaatattaatcatctgtggaagctataaaacgctaaaaacatcagccaatcctacaagGTGCCCCTGTGCGTATAGttgtctggttgtcactctcttcctggttgggaggcgtggcttcggggtgagctccgagagaaaggggcgcgtgtttactttcaaaatctggctgactctcactgagttttcaaagtctcctaccctacctttaactgagATCCATTTTCattaatgtttatatatattgcTGTCCAGATAAGCTCAGACTTGCAGGTTGGATGTGTCTGCAGCTTTGCGTTAcagcacagtgagtgtgtgttttcattgtgtgtgtgttgattccTGCTGCCTTCAGATTGTAGTACCACCTCTGCCGGGCAAAGCCCTGAAGAGACAGTTGCCGTTCCGCGGAGACGAGGGCCTTTTTGAGTTGTCCTTCATCGAGGAGCGGCGATCGGGCCTGGAGCAGTTCATCAACAGGTCAGCCACAATATTTATATAGTTGAACATATTCGTCACATAAAACTTGGGACTTGGAGGGTAAACCTAGCTGAGACACTTCTTCTGTGGTTACATGTGAAAGCGCCTGTATCAAAGCTGTGACTGTGCAGGATTCCCAGCACACTGTCTTTGCCTGAAAATTCACAGTGTCTCTAGAGTTAGCCAAAACACCTGAGCCCTGCACCAGGCTTAATGTAATCTGTGTCtgagaaagcagcagcacactgagtAACTAATCCAGCATTGAAAAAGAGCACAGAGTGAATTCAGTctattatctgtgtgtgtttctgtagaaTTGCAGGTCACCCTCTGGCCCAGAATGAGCGCTGTCTGCACATGTTCCTGCAGGAGGAAACCATCGATCGTAACTACATTCCTGGAAAAGTACGACACTAGGGTTATAGAGGGAGGCGGGCAGGTGGGAGGTtcaaccagtggtggaggaagtactaaagcttggtacttaagtaaaagtacaattacccagcaaaataaaataaaaatcaactcAAATagaagtagaagtgctacatcaacaatcctacttaagtaaaagccttaagtacttacttaaaatgtacttaaagtattcaaagtaaaagtactcacgcactatggacaggtctgtgtgtcatgaggcaggctgtgggcatcaagtgaacagagaggctggtgaTTAAAAataggcattcagcatttttactgtgtaagtattcctgctgtagattcatgttatgattcatatcagacattaatggatggatttgtgttagcagacagcagctaactagttagctaactgagccagagcaccggcatcatgaatAAGGCACAttataaaacacagctggcagcgtgacaccacctccatgcagagtctgacctcacatcagtccagcactgtgttcatcaaatgtaacaagtaactacaaacactgtagaaatgcagtggagtaaaagtataaagtatgctctattatttttacttaagtaagttttatgtatttatactttacttaagtacagtaatgaagtacaaatacttagttactttccaccactgggtTGAAGTGTGGGGATAAATCTTTGCCTTTCTCTTATTTCTAtgaatctctctgtctctctctctctctcgctctctctctctgtctctgtctctctctctctgtatactATTACAGTCATATTCACTTTATCTTAAAGTTATGAGTATATTTGTCTGCTACACATAAGGACTTGTTGATAATGATAATAGTGACTCTCTTCCTTGTGCATTTGTTTTATAATTGTACAATAAGGAAAGCACCTCTCAGTAACTGTTGTATCGTGACTGTTTGCTGTACGATACATTCAGACGTGTCACATATTCATGAATAAAGTAGCACAAtgtgtaaacatgtgtgccGGTGCTAATGTGTAACATAGGAACGCATGCAGACTGTACATGAGGATACTGATGCTGTtgtgttctctttttttgttgttgttgtttcgtAGGTATGAATGAAgtaagtttgttttatttcctcctctCTACGAGCTTTCTAGAAGTTTAAGGTGGTTGCATgggcactgtaaaaaaaacaaaggcgaTAGTTCACAGAAAAAATCACTGCTAACATCATATAAATTGTTGTTGCTGGTTGTTACTTAAAAAAACTCAGTTAATCTCAAAATATAAAACTTAAGAAAAGAACATTCTGCAAGCCcacttttaaacatttaaataaaggtttaaCTGGTAATCTGAAGTTAATCAGATGTGGCTTGCAGAAGACCGAGCACCATGAATGTTTTTTGAGTTCTGTGAACTATTGTTTAGCAGGGAGTGAGTACTGTACATCACCCATAACCTGAGCTCTCCGAAACATTTCTCTTCTACTAATATTGATACATGGTCATGATCAAGCACACTAATCACTGGCTGCATGGCACACGGCATGCTTTCTTTGCAGTACCTTTGTGTTAGTCCTATTTTACATGCCTCATGTTGTTCAGGCTGTTGATCCgattgattgttttttcagACATAGATGTATGTTACTGTGCATCTGTGtctgaaaaaacaaagcagccaaCTTCATGTCTAAATCGACCTTAACCTGCATTTTTATGttcacattctcacacacagtccATCAGACAAGATCATGTCAAATGAACTAATCAATTCAATTTAATGTCCATACATATAGCAGcaaataaatgtattgttttccaCTTGTTGGTCACATTCAAGTCCTGAAAAGCATCATGGCTTATTGATGAAGTCTGCTGCACAGCCTCAGCTTAAACTGCATGCAGTCCTGTCTGTTTATGTTTAACTTGTTAGACCCGCTGTTACAATTTGTTTTGCTTGCGTACATGTGAAAGAGTAAGTTACACTCCACGAAGTGTCAGTCTGAAACAGTTTACTTGGTGTGTTCCTTATTCCCTGGGACAGTTGCCTAATATGTGATATATTGCTTCTATATGAAACAATTAGAGTAGATTTAAGGGTATTAATTGCCTTTTATTGCCAATGATTTAACAGAACTTTAACCAAATAACGAGGCCTCTCGTGACTCTTGTTGCATCAATGGCCTAAAGGCTGATATTTTATTAGCAACAACTGTGACAGATATTACTGCTAAAATTCAGAGAATGTGACCTGCAAGTGCCTTATTTAAGGCCAGCACGATCTAACATTAGCTTGGCTGCTAACAAGGATGAATTGCTAGCTACCACACTGTAATTCACCCAGGTTCATTTGGCTGCGGTGGTTGCTAGCATGCCAAATGTGTATGTTCCTTATCCTCTCACAATATGAAATAACCAATGCTAGACCTGTGCATTGTTGCTAGGGTAGGGCCTACAGCTAGCTAAGCTAAGCTCAACAGCTAACATGAGCTGATACATCCAACAATGGGGATTTTAGCCAGCAGTAAGTCATGTGATTACTGTGTTCTTCCAGCCAACAGAGGTGTGAGGCAGGGGTGGTTAGCTAGCTGAAACATAGCTGTGTAGCATGGAGCTGCTGTGCATCTATTGTCACACAGTGGCAACATGACCTACACAACTACTGTGGCAGTTTTAAATGGTAGTGGTAGCAACTGTGATTGTGTAGAAAACTATGACTGCAGTTCAagggcgtagttttagcatggaccaCTGTGCCCACCAATGTCAAGCGATTACCAAATTGTCCCTGCCAATAATACGATAAATACCATTCTTTTCTGGCGTCCTACCAATAGATATCCTCCTATCGTCGGTCCTACCCAAATCCCCTGATATAttgattctgactgtgttatatcaAGGGCTCTGGTCCTACTGCAACACATTTGGGCCAATGTGATTGGCTGTACCTTTCCCTGCTGTCACGTGTGTAGCCATGTTGGACGGCAGCACCAAAACACATACGAGATGAGACTTGTCGGAATCTTTGGTGCCAACCGATGTCAAAAACAAATCTACGCCCTTGCTGCAGGATTTTCTGATCCTTACATTTAGAACCTTAAAGTTATGGCCTCCTAAAATTCATGTTACAAAATCTGCAAATGGACAAAGCTGATCAAAAGTGTGAGAAAGAATAGCGCTGTTGTGCTGTATGGAGCCACCCCTCATCTTGTGATATTTTCTGTGTGTAATCCCATCAGACAGTATATTGTGTTCAATGGGCGCTGACTGAACGGCCTGTGTGCACATTgtttctcatctctctctctctctctctcttacacagcacagactgctgcccctACCCCATGTACATTTATTTCTACATCACATCATTATAAAGCTGATGGGAATGCCAGAACTGATAATTATCTCCATGGTGTagggaaataaaaacacagctaatgCTCCTGGACAACACATAAGAGAActcagtgtaaaaaaacaaaaaaaaaacaaatgtatgatGTTGTGTCTTCATTTAGTCATTCCACATCCTGTATGTACATTACTTTGATTCAGTAGTGATTGTGAAAAGAAGATGAAATGTTCCACATATTTTGAGTCATTTtaaggcagattttttttacaatgattATTATGTTTTTGAATGTCCTTTTCATTGATTGAGTTTAAAAAGAATCATAGTTTCCTGCTTCAAGTGGTGTTTTCCTTCGCTAGCAAAGATGGGATTCTGATGATGACCTCCCCAAAGTTGAGCGACATGTAGCATCATGGGAAAAAGACAGCTACGCATCATTGGAGTCAGCACACGTTCCCCCTGACTTTAACTCTTTAACTCTTTGTTTTAAGTTATATCATCATCATGGCTGCGTGTTGTCAGAAATTGGCTGTTTGGGAATGTTACGTTAGGCAAATAACCATATCTAAGCACTGTGACAAGAAGTTCATTATATGAACAGTATCTCATTGTTTGAAGGCATAATCAGCATCTGGTTTATTGATCTATAAATCAAGGCTAAGTTCTGCTTGTTTTCAGCTCTTCTGTTCTTTTTATCGATATTATTGTGACATGTATTAAtacatgattattattattattgcagttCTTGCTATGGGTGACGAGGAACCTCCTTGTTAATTCTGTTCACCTATTAAATTTTCCTGCTGCCTGCCATTTGGAGTCTGTGTTCATGTACAGTTAAAGTGTGTTCACCTTTCAGGTCCCGGTTAGTGTGTCACACTGAgagatcagagagagagagagagaggggcgagCAGGTGCAAACTGGCAGATAACCTAATTGATCAATGAGCTGGAAAGATATGATGAGGTTGAGCTTTTTTAAACATGGTTTGTGAAAGCCTGCCGGATGCAAAAGGTTAAACCctgacacactgacaacacaaagtGTATCTCTAGAAAAAGTACATGTTTGgtcaataaaatataaatatttgatgGCACTATAAAGAAGTAGAAATGCGGCTGCACTGACTAGTCAACTAATAGTCGACGGCAAAATATGTCAAAAACTAATTTAGTAGTCGATGGGTCGTTGGTGATGTCATCGCATGCCATACAGGTGTAATGCATTTGCAATAGAGAATGCTTCTCTGGCTCTTGGTGTAGTGGGATGATCGGCCCATTAGATGCAAGAGGTTCTGGGTTCGAAACCAGGGATGAGCCGTCCGCTCATGGTCGGTGTGGAGTGACCATGTAGATCCGGTGGCAGATGTGGGAAtgagcggacacacacactttgttgaAGCATAAACCGATTTTCAGCTTTATACATTGAAGCACAGAGGCGCATGAATCAACAACAAATGCTCCAAAGTAGTTGACTATTAGTCGACtggtcattagttgcagccctactcCATAACAGTAAACTCTGTTCCTTTGTGTGGATGAGTGGAACCGGCTATGTTGTGTTGGTCAACACAAGTACAATTTTTACCCATTTCTGGCCTTTTGtggaataaaaatatttattagtCAACTGAGAAACTAACTTCTACGTACATATCAAGGTTGAAGCCTTTTTGAAGAATGACATTGTAAAGGTTGATTGTTACAGTCCTTTTCAATCAGAGAGCCAACCTTAACCAACTGCTCCACAGTAGAGACGATGCCTCGCAAACCACTAGCCAGCCTTGGGTTACAGGCATTGAGGATGCGTCACACTATTTCCTCCTCTGGCATATCTGCACGCCACTTCAAACAGAGTGCCCGGTGGTCATAAGCAAAATCCCTCAGACACTGTGTGGGTGTCTCACCGAGGAACTGCTGATCTTGTCCTCACGGAGGGACACGGGTTCATTTGGACCGTTCTTtcgaactctgaactgtaaatATTTTGTATATATTATTTGGGAACTGATCGGGTTGCACTAAACTCTGGGGGTACAGGGGAGAAACTTTGGGGGAAAAGACCGGTTGTGTCGCGCTGTTTGTGTGCACGAGCTGATCACCTGAGCTCGGCCTACAATACAGCGTGAACTCTAAACAATCGATTTCtgactcctctgtgtttttgtaaatattatggggattttggtgtggtgtgtgtggcctagcctggcggtttttattaacagataaaccagcagcagcagaataagaCCCGCCCGTGAGAATAGTGCGTTGTGGCATTCCTGATTTTAAAAAACAGGTGAATTGGACATGAAGTGGAATCATtacaccacttcctgtttgtctggcACATACAGCTCtaaatgtttggtttgtgtAGTTCATGTTCTATAAATCCAAACAAAGACAGCATTGTGTCAGTATGATAttgaagtttgtgtgtgtttgaagtttACGGTCCTCTAATCGttttcttgctgctgctgctggtctctAGGAAATGCAGGGATTAAATTCCGGCCACAGGTGGATTAAAGTTGTCCCGGAATAGTGATCTTGTGATGCAGACCTTGGACTGCAGACAAGCCAAAGCTGGCATGACTGTAACTGGACACCACTGTATGTTTTTTAGTGAAATTATCAGCAGCAGGTTGTTGCAGTAAACTACATGAGGTCTGTAAGAATATGAAAAGAATGATTCCATaattgtgaagaaaaaaatcagagcaatattttatttgtaaaattgcttaaattcttattttttcaATGAGCAGCGGCCGTGACCTTTCTCATCTGTGACCTAGAAAGAGCGGGCTTTGATGTGCTGGCCTTGTCCTGAGTAATGAAGTGGGCAGACAGGATGGGCACGCAGGGCCAAGGCAGAGattagctgctgttgttgttagcCATTTTAACTGTGAAGCCCAGTGTGCAGTCCGGAcacttgttgtttttgctgAGACACCCAGTTGGGTTAACTTGATAAAGTGGAAGTAAATTGAAAGAGCAACCCAAAGCAGGGTGACTGGGCAACTACAAAAGGTGAGACGAGCAGTGCAGAGAGCGCCGGGCGGGGAAGGCGAGAATGCAACATATAAATCCAGTTATTCACATTTACCTCTGTCTGTATCCTTTTATTGTCATTTAACTCTTCACTATTAACCTTTAAAGCACAAAAAGTAAAGTGTTAAAAGTAAAACTGGAGCAGTTCAAGttcatggtgtgtgtgctgttagAGGTCTATATGACTAGAAGAGTTCCATCCCAACAGTCAAAGATGAAGGGTGGTCGGTCTTTATCTGGTGTGATTTTCTGCTATTCAGACAGGTAATCCTGAGCCCTCAGTGCTTTAAGTGATGCTGTGAAATTACTGAACAATAATCCCATAGATTATGTACCAAGATCAATCCATTCCTGGCATGTGATAGTGGCTACTGAAGACATGTTGTGCACATAAACAAAAGAGTGGCAGCATGGAAAACatcaacaataataaaaattattattactgtGAGCTACATGTGTTTGGAAGCTTGGTGTGGTGGTTATGTAaactaaatgtaaacatgttcatattCTGATAAAGCTTCTGCATATTATGACTCAAGAGACTCCAAACTGCTCCAGCTCTGGAGGTTTAGGATGACATACATACAACCTTTCATCCATCCACATTCACAGCGTGTCTGTCAGCATCCACAGCAGGTAAACGGTCTTTCAGACAGCACAGCTGGTAATGTGCTTCTGCATTTTTTAGCAGATATTAATTAATAAGataataatgagttaaataatcaaataaaaagcagcaggCCTTCCTCAATACCTCCTGGAAACATTACAAAGGTCAGAGGATAGTGCTGCTGATGCCACTTTGGGCTTATGTTGCATCAGGTTTATTTGACTTCATTATGAGTTTCATCATACACAGGACACAGATTTGAATGTTTTCTCCCTCATTAATAAatgttgaaaaacacattttttgacACCAACACAAACCCTGCGAGGTTTCAGGTCACTGAGTGCACATGCACATGAAAGTTTAGTTTCCCTCCTCTGTTAATCTGTGCAACAAAGCAGCGGCGGCTGTATCTGCGTCTGGAGGTCTATACCAGAGCAGTGGAGTAAAACAGCTCTACCCGAGCTAACCTTTCCCTCCCGATTTAACACTTTCAAAGTAATAAATGCAGCACTTTCAGACTCAAAAGCATAACTGACAACGAGTGTCATGAAATAAGA from Parambassis ranga chromosome 14, fParRan2.1, whole genome shotgun sequence encodes the following:
- the snx12 gene encoding sorting nexin-12 isoform X2: MSEPVVADTRRLNSKPQDLTDAYGPPSNFLEIDVYDPQIVGVGRNRYTTYEVRMKTNLPIFKMKDSCVRRRYSDFEWLKNELERDSKIVVPPLPGKALKRQLPFRGDEGLFELSFIEERRSGLEQFINRIAGHPLAQNERCLHMFLQEETIDRNYIPGKV
- the snx12 gene encoding sorting nexin-12 isoform X1 encodes the protein MSEPVVADTRRLNSKPQDLTDAYGPPSNFLEIDVYDPQIVGVGRNRYTTYEVRMKTNLPIFKMKDSCVRRRYSDFEWLKNELERDSKIVVPPLPGKALKRQLPFRGDEGLFELSFIEERRSGLEQFINRIAGHPLAQNERCLHMFLQEETIDRNYIPGKVRH